In one Chiloscyllium punctatum isolate Juve2018m chromosome 47, sChiPun1.3, whole genome shotgun sequence genomic region, the following are encoded:
- the LOC140468658 gene encoding probable G-protein coupled receptor 139 has product MQYGLKIYYAILAVIGVPVNLLGIVILSRGKCGLSTCTTRYLVAMATADLLVIVTEVILWRINYYYFPGSFLELTPVCSATDVLLRAATDCSVWFTVTFTFDRFVAICCQKLKAKYCTKKTSSAFLTATTVLFCLKNIPQYFTYQPWIIINNVARLCYRKPIYYTEPGWVAFGWLDRVLTPLFPFSLILLLNVLTVRHILIASHVRKGLRGQSRRENSGDPEMENRRKSMILLFTISGTFIVLWLVYVIEFLYYNVKRINPWEYSDSEYVFREVGWMLRNLSCCTNTFIYGVTQSKFREQVLCAVRYPVTSIVQLINKKNM; this is encoded by the exons ATGCAATACGGGCTGAAAATATATTACGCGATTCTTGCTGTCATTGGTGTTCCCG ttAACTTACTAGGAATTGTCATCCTGTCTCGTGGAAAGTGTGGCCTGTCTACCTGCACAACtcgttacctggtggccatggcaacagcAGATCTACTGGTTATTGTCACAGAGGTTATATTATGGCGTATCAATTATTACTATTTTCCCGGCTCATTCCTCGAGTTAACACCTGTGTGTAGTGCGACTGATGTCTTGCTCCGAGCAGCaacagactgttctgtctggttcaccgtcactttcacctttgacagatttgtggccatttgctgTCAGAagctaaaagcaaaatactgcacgaAGAAAACATCATCTGCGTTTCTCACAGCAACCACTGTGTTATtctgtttaaaaaacattccTCAGTACTTCACATACCAACCATGGATCATAATCAATAATGTCGCTCGGCTCTGTTATCGAAAGCCTATCTATTATACTGAACCTGGATGGGTGGCATTTGGCTGGCTTGACAGGGTCTTAACACCATTGTTTCCTTTCTCTTTAatactgctgctcaatgttctgacagtcagacacattctaATCGCCAGTCATGTCCGCAAAGGACTGAGGGGTCAGAGCAGAAGAGAGAATTCCGGTGATCCAGAAATGGAGAACAGAAGAAAGTCTATGATTTTACTCTTCACCATATCTGGTACCTTCATAGTTCTATGGTTGGTGTACGTTATAGAATTCTTATATTACAACGTGAAAAGAATAAATCCCTGGGAGTACAGTGATTCTGAATATGTATTCAGGGAAGTTGGTTGGATGTTACGAAATTTAAGCTGCTGCACAAATACATTTATTTATGGCGTGACACAGTCAAAGTTCAGAGAGCAAGTTCTGTGCGCTGTGAGATATCCGGTGACATCAATTGTTCAATtaataaacaaaaaaaacatgTAG